The following nucleotide sequence is from Leptospira venezuelensis.
TACTACGTATTGACTAGAGATCATGAATCTCGAAAGGAAATAAAAGAGATAATTCAAAATGTTTGGGATGATTTGATTAAATCGAATTTGATTGGCGACAATATTGAAAAATTTGTTAAGGATGCGCAATTAAACTTTCATGGTGCACTTTGGCAATTGGAATTAACCTATGTTCTAAAGCAGAGATACAGCCTTATTCCACCAAAGGAAAATGGACCAGATATAATAATAGAAGAAGCTGGTGAAAAGATAATCATAGATTGCGTTTCTTCAAATATTTCAGGCAAAAACAAGATAGAAAAAGTATTCGGTCAAGTTCAGATCTTAAACCAAGATCGACGTAAACTTCGAGTCTTGGAAAGTCTCACTAAGAAATATAGCGTGTATAAAAGATGGTTGGAAAAAGGAGTTGTTGGTCCGTTGGATAAATTCCTTATCGCTGTTGATACTTCGAATATTCCAGAAGGTGATTTGGTAGGATTTCCTAATAGAAATATTATGGAATCCGTTCTTTTCGGACTCGGAGATCATTTCTTTGAGGTTGATCTTAGAACGGAAATTGTAAAAATTCAACATGATAAGCAAGAAGAGATTAAAAAAGAAAATGGAAGTATAGTAACGACTAGTCTCTTTAAAAATTCAGAATTTGAAGATATATCTGGCATTATATGGAAAGGTACTAATTTTCTATTCGATCATAGTTTAACAGGCAAGAATGTGAGATTATACAAAAATCCATTGGCAAAAAAGCAAATATGCTTAGATCTTCTGGAGTAATATAGGCAACTGCGTATAACTATCGGTGCTTCCGCTACGCTCGGAGATCGCTTGCGCGACTCGCTCGCTCGGGCTACGCCACATTTCGCTTTGTCACTCGCCTTGCAGGGCAAGTCTCGCGCCAAGTGCTTGCGCACTCGCGAAACGTCGGAACACCTTGGTCGTTATACGCCAGGCTCATAAAATTTAAATAAACAACGAAAAGAAGTATCTCCTATGAAATTAAAGCTCTTAATATTTATATTTTTGGTCTGCATGTTTAGTTTAACTGCTGAAGCAGCAGATTTCCCAAATAATTTTGTGTCTGGAGTATTGAATTGGGGCGTCGATTGTGAGAATATTAAATTTAATAAAGATTTCACATTTGAATACAAGTTTTCCGGCGATTGTAAAGGATGGGGAAGAGTTTTAAAAGGAGAATGGAAAAAGGGTGATGGAAAGCTTCTTCTTTCAGCAAAAATGAGCGAAGGTCCCAGTGAAGAAAATGGAGAATGCAGTGGCTCATATTACGAAACGTATTCGAAAGCCAAAAAGAAAACTTGCATTAACAAGTATAAAAAACGAATAGTAAACGCCTTCGGAGTATATCCTGCACATTTTAAGATATCAGGTTTTGTGGTACTTAATGAGAAATCGGAAGCCATTGTTACATTGCAATCTGAATTGATTAATAACGAGAAGTCTAAGTCCAAGACGGGTTTTCTGAATATAGAAGGTGATTCTTTCGGTATATTCGGTGACCTGTAAATGAATTCGCCCAGCGTATAACTTACGGCTCTGACGCATCGCTTCGGGATTGCTGCGCAATCCTCGCTTGGCCTGCGGCACATTTCGCTTTGTCACTTCGTTTGCAGGGCAAACTCGTGCCAAGTGCTTCGCACTCGCGAAACGTCGTCAAGCCTTGGTCGTTAGGCGACATCTAATCAAATTTTATAGAATTACGAATGTTTAACTTTGTAAAGAATATTGAAAAACATATAGAGGCAGTAGGATTTCTCTCAATCGCCTCGCTTTTGATCCATTTGCTTTTCCGATTTTTTCCAGTACGAAATAAAATTGGATCATCGGAAATATTTATAATAATACCTGGCCAGTATAGTTTTTATACGAGGTCGTTTCCAGAGTTTGATAGATATAGCCAATGTAAGGATCCAATCCTTTCATTACATGATAGCATCGTATCCTCTTCTGAATCGGAGTTTTGTAGGGCATATGAAGTTGAAGTCAATGAAATTGGTACTATAAATATATCTTCTCTGAATTTAAAAGAACGGGCTTACTTTTATTCATCAAACCGGCTTGAAGCATTTACTAAATTCATAGCAAATATATTCGGGGTAGTAACTTTATTGCTATTTTTCATCTTGTTTGTGCTTATGCGTCCATTTAGGCCTAAGCCTCTTTGGACAGATTAGACGTCGCATAACTATCGGTGCTTCCGCTACGTTCGTGGATCGCTCGCGACCACTCACTCGGGCTTCGCCACATTTGCTTCTGTCACTTCGCTTGCAGAGCAAGCTCGTGCCATTGCAAACGTCGGAACACCTTGGTCGTTAGGCGCCATATCGCGACTTTCTTTGTAATTTTTTAAGATAGAAGTTGTGAATTCTTCCGTAAAACCAAATCAGGATCCACTTAAAGTCAGGCCGCTTTTCACCCTTTTCTTACTTTGTGTAGTAGGCTGAAAAGCTCTACAGTATGTTAGGAATTTAATAGAACTACTTGCATCTCTTTCATCAAAAGAATCGAAAAGGGTTCGCTACTTTATATTTAAATAGTAAATTCTTCTTTATTTGACCTTTGCTTTATTAGTAGATTTTACAGAGTAGGATTTTGGTGCACCGTGATTGAGCGATACAGCGCCTAACTATCGGCTCTGACGCATCGCTTCGAGATCGCTACGCGACTCTTGCTCGGCCTTCGGCACATTGGCTCAGTCACTCGAATTGCAGAGGCAATTCTCGTGCCTGTCTTCGCTCTGCTCAGCACGCCAACGTCGTCAAGCCTTGGTCGTTAGGCGCTATATCGCGATTTTATTTTTTAATTTTTAAGATAGAAGTTGTGAATTCTTTCGTAAAACCAAATGAGAATCCACTTAAAGTTGGGTCGCTTTTCACCCTTTTCTTGTTTTATATCGTAGGCTTGAAAAGCTCTACAGTATGTTAGGAATTTAATAGAACTACTTGCATCTCTTTCATCAAAAGAATCGAAAAGGGTTCGCTACTTTATCTCTAAAAGTAAATTCTTCTTTATTTGACCTTTGCTCTTTTAGTAGATTTTATAGAGTAGGGCTCATTAATGCACCGTGTTTGAGCGATACAGCGCCTAACTTACGGTGCCTCCGCTCCGCTCGGGGCTTGCTTCGCAACCCACTCGCTTGGCCTTCGGCACATTGGCTCAGTCACTCAAATTGCAAAGCAATTCTCGCGCCTGTCTTCGCTTCGCTCAGCACGCCAACGTCGGAGCACCTTGGTCGTTAGACGACATTTTGTAAAAGATAATGTTTAAGAAAATAATCGAAGAAAGATTTCAAGCGGTTAGTTGGTTTGATGATGCTCTTTACGACTGGTGTCACGGACTAAAATATTCGTTGAGCACTGGTGAAATTGATCGAGTTGGCAAATATCGATTTGCATATCGATTCGATAGCTCAATAATAAGTTCATCTGGCGATTACGTATTTCTTTATGAAAGATTTGGGACTAAGGGTCTATTGTTAAAAAATGGCGAAATTCTTAGGGAGATTAATCGCTCATACTACCATGCGAATGATTACGAGTATCCTGCTGTTTTCTTAGATTATCGCTCTAAAACATATCTTGTGCATTGTCCTAATAGCTATTGCCAGCTTGATTTCGAAGATGTGGAAACTGGGCATGTTATCACTGAAATTCTTTCGAGAAAGCCGTCTGATATTTTTCATTCAAGGTTAGAAATAAGTCAAAACCATAAATATTTAATTAGCAAAGGTTGGATTTGGCACCCAATTGATGTTATTCAATTATACGATATTGAAGATTGCTTTAGGGATCCGACGGTATTAGATAAAGAATGTTATGGATCACCTGCCCCTAATTTAGGAAGGGAAATTTGTACAGCAAGCTTTATAGAAGATGATCGCATACTTGTTGGTACTTCGGAAGAGGAGGCATTCGATTCAGATAAAGTTGATCTGTTTCCTGCAAAAAGCTTTGCAATTTATAATTATTTGGAAAACACTATTTCTTCTCCGATCAGCCCTACCTATAGATTCGGGAATCTCGTTGCAATAAATGAACAGTTTGCGTGGGACATTATCGAATACCCAAAATTGATCGATTTAGAAACTGGGAATATAATCTACAGCTGGCTGGATGTTGATTCTGGAGTAAGGTCATCTTCAATTTCGTTAAATGGTAAAAATCAGCCGCTAATTGCCTTTGATGATCGAAAAGAAAAGTTAGCAATTGTTGGGGAAGATTCGACAATTATTTTATCAATATTACAAAACGTCGTCTAACTGTCGGTGCTTCCGCTCCGCTCGTGGATCGCTCGCGACCACTCGCTCGGGCTACGCCACATTTGCTTCTGTCACTTCGTTTGCAGAGCAAACTCGCGCCATTGCAAACGTCGGAACACCTTGGTCGTTAGTCGCCATAATCTCAAAATATTTATTCTAAGAGAAAACTATGAAAACCCATTTAAAATTCATTCTCGTAGTAATTGGATTTATCTTTTGCTTCAACTGTCAAAAACCTGAAGACCTTGCAGTTTTAGTTGCTCCAATAACTTATTCTATAGCTAAGAATGCTATTGATCAGGGAAAAAGGAATGGAGAATACTTTATAAAACTTAAATACTCAAATATTCAGAAAGGAGAAGGGGATTGGCCTTCTGGAGAAATAAATTACGAAGTGGAATCTGCAGAGTATCCTGGAAAAGTCGGGAAGATTCAATACATATTAAATGGTAGCCATTTGGCCACTGCCATAGTTGTTCCTCCAGGAAAGAATAAAACTCAGTTTCAAGTCAATTTGGTTGAAAGCGCAATCGTATTTGGCCAAACTCAAAGTATTGAGAGTTACCTCAATGTCATGGCTAAACAGTTATCTGTAAGCACTCCTAAGGATCTTAAAATTGCAGTTTTTGATTTTGAAGGTATTAAGGGTGAGCGGACTGTATTAGGAAAACGCCTCCCAGAATCTCTCATCAATTACCTTGTTAACTATAAATTGCAAGTATTAGAAAGACGTTCTCTTGATTCAGTGATAAAAGAACTTAGTTTTCAGAAAACAGGGTTAACTCAGGGTTCCGATGTAAGGAATGAGATAGGCAAATTCTTAGGAGCAGACGCTATTTTAACGGGAACCTTAAAGAATGATAAGGAAGAGATATTAATAAATGCGAGAATAATTAGAATAGACACCGGAACTGTGGTAGCTGCGGAAAAAATAATTATTCCTAAGTATCTCTTTCCTCAAAGCGATTTTCATGTATTCTGAGTAATTGAGATTACGGCGACTAACTTACGCCTCTGCCGCAGCGCTACGGGATGCTTCGCACCCTTGCTTGGCCTTCGACACATTTTGCTTTGTCACTCGTCTTGCAAAGCAAGTCTCGCGCCAAG
It contains:
- a CDS encoding FlgO family outer membrane protein — its product is MKTHLKFILVVIGFIFCFNCQKPEDLAVLVAPITYSIAKNAIDQGKRNGEYFIKLKYSNIQKGEGDWPSGEINYEVESAEYPGKVGKIQYILNGSHLATAIVVPPGKNKTQFQVNLVESAIVFGQTQSIESYLNVMAKQLSVSTPKDLKIAVFDFEGIKGERTVLGKRLPESLINYLVNYKLQVLERRSLDSVIKELSFQKTGLTQGSDVRNEIGKFLGADAILTGTLKNDKEEILINARIIRIDTGTVVAAEKIIIPKYLFPQSDFHVF